A genomic stretch from Candidatus Poribacteria bacterium includes:
- a CDS encoding helix-hairpin-helix domain-containing protein — protein MNSVEDALERHYWKAVTLLVILILAGTGFWGVRRFAPAVFLGEPDLIAVPNTEHPQDRTTKSAISNKPVLLNINTASTEELQTLPNIGERLAERIIDHRTQHGDFTSVDALQNVKGIGPKTIEKLRPFVDAMVDPENK, from the coding sequence ATGAATAGCGTGGAAGATGCTCTTGAACGCCATTATTGGAAAGCGGTGACTTTACTCGTGATACTGATTTTGGCTGGAACTGGCTTTTGGGGAGTGCGGCGGTTCGCACCAGCCGTATTTCTCGGAGAACCGGATCTAATTGCTGTGCCGAACACGGAACACCCGCAAGATCGCACAACAAAATCTGCTATATCGAACAAACCCGTGCTTCTCAATATCAATACTGCCTCTACGGAAGAACTCCAAACCCTTCCTAACATCGGTGAGCGACTGGCGGAAAGAATTATTGACCATCGCACACAGCACGGTGATTTCACCAGTGTGGATGCCCTCCAAAATGTCAAAGGTATCGGACCGAAGACTATAGAGAAACTCAGACCCTTTGTTGATGCCATGGTGGATCCTGAAAATAAATAA
- a CDS encoding 5-formyltetrahydrofolate cyclo-ligase, which produces MERERIRAETLQRRDGLAQEVRSVLSRRIINFLVSWIQNEDFDTVMLYLSMKSEVETFSLLDILLHQEKIVCAPVVDTHQLELTPRQIRNPKTELVQHRYGLLEPNAACPILPVSQLQLIIVPGIAFDANGYRLGYGKGFYDRFLTKCPDAVRVGLAYQVQIVEDTCPQTWDLPVHYIFTEKGIIDGSDQPSAVS; this is translated from the coding sequence ATGGAACGGGAACGTATCCGCGCCGAAACCCTCCAACGTCGCGATGGACTCGCGCAAGAAGTCCGATCGGTACTTAGCCGAAGGATCATCAACTTCCTTGTCAGTTGGATACAGAACGAAGATTTCGATACTGTAATGCTCTATCTGAGCATGAAAAGTGAAGTGGAAACGTTCAGTTTGTTGGATATCTTGCTTCACCAAGAGAAGATAGTCTGTGCACCTGTAGTAGATACACACCAGTTAGAACTCACGCCTCGCCAGATTCGGAACCCCAAAACAGAACTCGTTCAGCACCGCTACGGTCTGTTAGAACCGAATGCGGCCTGTCCAATTCTCCCAGTCTCGCAGCTACAGCTCATCATTGTCCCCGGTATCGCTTTCGATGCTAACGGCTATCGCCTCGGATACGGTAAGGGTTTCTATGACAGGTTCCTCACGAAGTGTCCAGATGCTGTTAGGGTAGGATTGGCGTATCAGGTGCAGATTGTTGAAGATACATGCCCGCAAACGTGGGACCTCCCCGTACACTACATTTTCACAGAGAAGGGTATAATAGATGGCAGCGATCAGCCATCAGCAGTCAGTTAA
- a CDS encoding EutN/CcmL family microcompartment protein codes for MILGKVTGTVVATQKDEKLIGSKLMVVQDVDLNGEVDRKYTVAVDAVGAGIGEIVLVATGSSARQTNVTSNKPVDAVIMAIVDTIEVCGKVRYHK; via the coding sequence ATGATCCTTGGAAAAGTTACAGGGACAGTCGTCGCGACGCAGAAAGATGAAAAATTGATTGGCAGTAAGTTGATGGTTGTCCAAGACGTAGATTTAAATGGCGAAGTCGACCGAAAATATACGGTCGCCGTGGATGCGGTCGGTGCGGGTATTGGTGAGATTGTGCTTGTTGCAACGGGTAGCTCAGCACGGCAGACCAATGTGACCAGCAACAAACCGGTTGATGCCGTCATCATGGCAATTGTTGATACCATAGAAGTTTGCGGAAAAGTGCGGTATCACAAGTAG
- the thiO gene encoding glycine oxidase ThiO, with protein MSRNHADVIVIGGGIIGCAIAYNLAKRDIQPLLIDKAAAVGTEASWAGAGILTSHASTHEPYPELCRASLALYPALAEELRAETQIDIEFIRAGTLSVFFNPTEAAGLIGLADRRVKNGFSTEVLTSEQAWELEPALSRSIVGGVLFPEDAQVRNPKMVTALAKGAAKFGAKFQLGNPVTGFVRESDRVVGVVVNGETLYADTFVIANGCWAGELTADLGVPMQIGPAKGQIVLIEAMPPLFERTIDGLGIYIVPRADGKVLLGATVEFVGYDKSTTVEGTKQMIDAALAIAPQLAQATFVQTWAGLRPYARKGPLLGYLPGYDNVVLASGHFKNGILLAPITGQVIAELLTTGKPSLSLEPFHPIRV; from the coding sequence TTGAGTCGAAATCATGCGGATGTCATCGTTATCGGCGGGGGCATTATCGGGTGTGCTATCGCTTACAACCTCGCTAAACGAGATATCCAACCGCTTCTCATTGACAAAGCTGCTGCCGTCGGCACAGAAGCCTCATGGGCAGGTGCAGGGATTCTCACCTCACACGCCTCAACACATGAGCCGTATCCAGAACTCTGTCGCGCCAGTCTTGCCCTCTACCCGGCGTTAGCGGAAGAACTCCGCGCAGAGACGCAGATAGATATTGAATTCATTCGGGCTGGAACGCTCTCAGTATTCTTCAATCCAACTGAAGCAGCAGGACTCATCGGTCTCGCGGACCGCCGTGTAAAAAACGGTTTTTCAACCGAAGTCTTGACATCCGAGCAAGCGTGGGAATTAGAGCCAGCACTTTCGCGATCAATTGTCGGTGGGGTGCTGTTTCCCGAAGATGCACAGGTACGCAACCCGAAGATGGTGACCGCACTCGCAAAGGGTGCAGCGAAATTTGGGGCGAAATTCCAATTGGGAAATCCTGTCACCGGCTTTGTCCGAGAAAGTGACCGTGTTGTTGGGGTTGTTGTGAACGGTGAAACCTTATACGCTGACACATTTGTGATTGCTAACGGATGTTGGGCAGGTGAACTTACTGCGGACCTTGGTGTTCCAATGCAGATTGGACCCGCGAAGGGACAAATAGTCCTCATTGAAGCGATGCCACCGCTTTTCGAGCGGACAATTGATGGACTCGGCATCTACATCGTTCCGAGAGCAGACGGCAAGGTCCTGCTCGGTGCAACAGTCGAATTCGTCGGCTATGACAAAAGCACAACGGTTGAGGGCACCAAGCAGATGATTGATGCAGCGCTCGCTATTGCACCTCAGTTGGCACAGGCTACCTTTGTCCAAACGTGGGCAGGTTTGCGTCCGTACGCCAGAAAAGGTCCCCTTCTCGGCTATCTACCCGGATACGACAACGTCGTCTTGGCGTCCGGACATTTCAAAAACGGGATTCTTCTCGCACCCATTACTGGGCAGGTTATAGCGGAACTCCTCACGACTGGGAAACCTTCATTGTCACTGGAACCGTTTCATCCAATTCGGGTGTAA
- a CDS encoding sigma-70 family RNA polymerase sigma factor — protein sequence MLQTDEQLMLSVKDGNRDAFRILTERHYANTLNFIYRFVKNRPLAEDLCQETFLRLWRCVPTYRPIAKFRTFLYHIAKNLCLKQLAKEKRKPQIESLDVHYGDDDENFHPIVVATADTHCSPEALLIAKETYEAIQTAINKLSKEHQVVFRLTELQGLSYQEVAEIVQCPIGTVASRKNAAIRQLQKFLAPYRAAYD from the coding sequence ATGTTACAGACTGATGAGCAGTTGATGCTCTCTGTGAAAGACGGAAACAGAGACGCATTCCGAATTCTAACCGAACGTCATTACGCAAACACTTTAAACTTTATCTATCGGTTCGTTAAGAACCGGCCGCTTGCGGAAGATCTTTGTCAAGAGACGTTTCTACGGTTATGGCGCTGCGTACCAACGTACCGCCCAATCGCAAAATTCAGAACCTTCCTTTATCACATTGCCAAAAACCTCTGTTTGAAGCAGTTGGCAAAAGAGAAAAGGAAACCTCAAATAGAATCATTGGATGTACACTATGGAGATGATGATGAAAACTTTCACCCAATCGTTGTTGCTACCGCAGACACACACTGTTCACCAGAGGCACTGCTCATTGCCAAAGAGACTTATGAGGCGATTCAGACTGCAATCAATAAACTGTCGAAAGAACACCAAGTCGTGTTTCGGCTAACAGAACTTCAAGGATTATCTTATCAAGAAGTTGCTGAGATCGTCCAATGTCCGATTGGCACCGTTGCCTCCCGCAAAAATGCTGCGATTCGGCAGCTTCAAAAGTTTTTGGCACCTTATCGGGCAGCCTATGACTGA
- a CDS encoding haloacid dehalogenase type II, whose translation MQSTPFEVKALTFDVFGTVVDWYGSIVAEGEKFGETHGIDIDWAQFALKWRAGYGPAMNKVRQGELPWQNIDTLHRLILDDLLDEFNITGLTEADTDHLNRVWHRLKPWPDAVSGLTRLRRRYVVATLSNGNVALLTNMAKFGELPWDCILSAELTGHYKPDPEVYETAAALLGLSPNEVMMVAAHPGDLRASQAVGFQTALVPRPLEYGPGRVQEVTAHPSDLVANDFNELADLLGIA comes from the coding sequence ATGCAAAGCACTCCCTTTGAAGTCAAGGCACTTACTTTCGATGTCTTCGGCACAGTTGTAGACTGGTATGGTTCAATTGTCGCTGAGGGTGAAAAATTTGGAGAGACCCACGGTATTGATATTGATTGGGCACAATTTGCTCTGAAATGGCGTGCCGGATACGGACCCGCAATGAATAAGGTGCGACAGGGTGAATTACCGTGGCAGAACATTGACACACTGCATCGGTTGATTTTGGATGATCTTCTTGATGAGTTTAATATTACTGGCTTGACTGAAGCCGATACAGACCATCTGAATCGGGTCTGGCATCGGCTCAAGCCGTGGCCCGATGCTGTCAGTGGCTTAACGCGGTTACGCAGGCGATATGTTGTTGCTACACTCTCTAACGGCAACGTCGCACTGCTAACGAATATGGCAAAATTTGGGGAACTTCCGTGGGACTGTATCCTTTCTGCCGAATTAACGGGGCATTATAAACCAGACCCCGAAGTTTACGAGACCGCTGCTGCCCTACTTGGCTTATCTCCGAATGAAGTCATGATGGTCGCCGCACATCCTGGTGATCTCCGTGCCTCCCAAGCCGTCGGTTTTCAAACGGCACTCGTCCCACGTCCATTGGAGTATGGACCCGGTAGGGTTCAGGAAGTGACTGCGCATCCATCTGACTTGGTTGCCAATGATTTTAACGAGTTGGCAGACCTATTAGGCATAGCATAG
- a CDS encoding Gfo/Idh/MocA family oxidoreductase has translation MDKIRIAFIGCGGMSSQLQQCIPMVPAFEFVATCDLVKEKAESNARKFGALRHYTDYNEMFANEDLYAVAVVGRPEDKLHRDIGIACLRRGYHIYTEKPPATTAEGAKMLVDASNETGKTGMVGTMWRHAPAHQIAKQLMDEEEFGAACQYHTRYLAPGPRLQEAGSPFAWPFMLDQVIHPTDCMRFFMGQVSEVYATGTVDTASSTVSLSVNLRYENGGIGTMTLGTGPVLEAMVFIKGTGNQAIQVLETRQLRRYRMPTWLGEGGGYADTPTETWDLNTAYHGIGRPGYLEEMQHWAKSLQEGTQPHSSLEDSYQNMRVLEAISRSVETGEVVQISA, from the coding sequence ATGGATAAAATCCGAATTGCTTTTATCGGTTGTGGTGGCATGTCTTCGCAATTGCAGCAGTGTATACCGATGGTGCCGGCGTTTGAATTCGTCGCTACCTGTGACCTCGTTAAAGAAAAAGCAGAATCCAATGCCCGAAAGTTCGGGGCACTCCGTCATTATACGGATTACAACGAGATGTTTGCAAATGAGGATCTCTACGCAGTCGCTGTTGTCGGTAGACCCGAGGATAAACTCCATCGAGACATCGGTATTGCTTGTCTCCGCCGCGGGTATCACATCTACACTGAGAAACCTCCTGCGACTACTGCTGAAGGCGCGAAAATGCTTGTTGATGCGTCAAATGAAACCGGTAAGACAGGCATGGTAGGCACAATGTGGCGGCATGCACCCGCACACCAGATTGCCAAGCAGCTGATGGACGAAGAAGAGTTCGGTGCGGCATGCCAGTATCATACACGCTATCTCGCCCCAGGTCCGCGGCTTCAGGAGGCGGGGTCCCCGTTTGCGTGGCCCTTCATGCTTGATCAAGTAATCCATCCGACCGATTGTATGCGTTTCTTTATGGGACAAGTCAGTGAAGTTTATGCGACGGGGACGGTTGATACAGCATCCAGCACTGTGTCGTTATCTGTGAACCTCCGCTACGAGAACGGCGGCATCGGGACGATGACCCTCGGCACTGGTCCCGTTTTAGAAGCGATGGTTTTCATCAAAGGCACTGGCAATCAAGCAATTCAGGTGTTGGAAACGCGCCAATTGCGCCGTTACCGTATGCCGACATGGCTCGGTGAGGGGGGCGGTTACGCTGATACACCGACTGAAACGTGGGATCTCAACACCGCATATCATGGTATTGGTAGACCCGGCTATCTCGAAGAGATGCAACATTGGGCAAAGTCGTTGCAAGAAGGGACGCAACCGCATTCCAGCCTTGAGGATTCCTATCAGAATATGCGCGTTTTGGAGGCGATTAGCCGTAGCGTTGAAACAGGAGAGGTTGTTCAAATTTCTGCCTGA
- a CDS encoding class I SAM-dependent methyltransferase: MQDSITKPQWAEENSQDFIDYGKYFVPDREIQIDCICEVIPSPSKPTYILDLCCGAGLLTRALLDRFPECHVYGLDGSPTMLAHAEKALAAYGERFKTHLFDLAASDWRELLVPVHAIVSSLAIHHLDAVEKQTLFKDMASLLMPGGSFIIADLTEPMDPFGQRLAAKAWNEAVRQRSLDLDDDLRGYEQFCELGWNHYAQPEPDPDSIDKPSSLFDQLKWLDEAGFVDVDVFWMKAGHAIFGGRKPNPESK, from the coding sequence ATGCAAGATTCTATTACTAAACCGCAATGGGCAGAGGAAAATTCCCAAGATTTCATTGACTACGGCAAATACTTCGTCCCTGACCGAGAGATCCAAATTGATTGCATTTGTGAAGTGATTCCATCTCCATCGAAACCCACTTATATTCTCGATCTCTGTTGCGGTGCTGGACTCCTTACGCGGGCACTGTTGGATAGGTTTCCTGAATGCCACGTCTACGGTTTAGACGGTTCTCCGACAATGCTTGCTCACGCCGAAAAGGCACTTGCTGCTTATGGAGAGCGTTTTAAGACACACCTCTTCGATTTAGCTGCAAGCGATTGGCGCGAATTGCTTGTCCCCGTCCATGCTATTGTATCTTCTCTGGCGATCCATCACTTAGATGCTGTTGAGAAACAAACACTGTTCAAAGATATGGCATCGCTCCTGATGCCGGGTGGCAGTTTCATTATCGCTGATCTGACTGAGCCGATGGATCCTTTTGGACAAAGGCTTGCAGCGAAGGCTTGGAACGAAGCCGTGCGTCAACGTTCACTGGATTTGGATGATGATTTGAGAGGATATGAACAGTTTTGTGAACTGGGTTGGAACCATTACGCACAACCCGAACCCGACCCAGATTCGATTGATAAACCGTCATCTTTGTTTGATCAACTTAAATGGCTTGATGAAGCCGGATTTGTTGATGTTGATGTTTTCTGGATGAAGGCTGGGCATGCTATCTTCGGAGGTCGCAAGCCGAACCCAGAATCAAAATGA